A single window of Nicotiana sylvestris chromosome 5, ASM39365v2, whole genome shotgun sequence DNA harbors:
- the LOC104215721 gene encoding probable mitochondrial adenine nucleotide transporter BTL3 — protein MGNLETCFKDLIQSESKSNGVRCLSLRSSDLCLNSISFDGSNNDVGLLLEDSATSSFVSLISTESYSSSSERVLRARRRGIGINVRRGGGRFLSITLSDSNEILGQNGVESEVGVYREVEKAEEKGKVHGGGALNTTKHLWSGAVAAMVSRTFVAPLERLKLEYIVRGEQKNLFELIKTIAVTQGIKGFWKGNFVNILRTAPFKAINFYSYEKYRDRLLKITGNEETTNIERFIAGAAAGITATVLCIPMDTIRTVMVAPGGEALGGLIGTCRYMMHTEGFFSLYKGLVPSIISMAPSGAVFYGVYDILKSAYLHSPEGRKRLENMKQQGEELNALDQLELGTVRTLVYGAIAGACAEAATYPFEVVRRQLQMQVRATKMSALATSLRIVEQGGIPALYAGLTPSLLQVLPSAAISYFVYEFMKIVLKVE, from the exons ATGGGTAATTTGGAGACTTGTTTCAAGGATTTGATTCAATCGGAGTCGAAATCAAACGGGGTTCGGTGTTTGAGTTTGAGAAGTAGTGATTTGTGTTTGAATTCGATTAGTTTCGATGGTAGTAACAACGATGTTGGGTTGCTTCTAGAAGATTCCGCCACGTCATCATTTGTTTCGTTGATTTCTACGgaaagttattcttcttcttcggAGCGTGTGTTACGTGCACGGAGGAGAGGGATCGGAATCAATGTTAGGAGAGGTGGTGGAAGGTTTTTGTCGATTACGCTTTCTGATTCTAATGAGATTTTAGGGCAGAATGGGGTGGAGAGTGAAGTTGGAGTGTATCGGGAAGTTGAAAAGGCGGAGGAGAAGGGGAAGGTGCACGGCGGAGGTGCATTGAACACTACTAAGCATCTTTGGTCTGGAGCTGTTGCTGCCATGGTCTCTAG AACTTTTGTTGCTCCACTGGAAAGACTGAAGCTGGAATATATAGTTCGTGGTGAACAGAAGAATCTATTTGAGCTCATCAAGACAATTGCAGTTACTCAAGGGATCAAGGGGTTTTGGAAGGGGAATTTTGTGAATATTCTACGAACAGCTCCATTTAAGGCTATCAACTTCTACTCTTATGAAAAATACAGGGATCGTCTGCTCAAAATAACTGGTAACGAGGAGACAACTAATATTGAAAGGTTTATTGCTGGTGCCGCAGCAGGAATTACAGCCACTGTGCTGTGCATACCTATGGACACT ATTAGGACAGTAATGGTTGCACCGGGGGGAGAAGCCTTGGGGGGCTTAATCGGTACATGCCGATATATGATGCACACGGAGGGGTTTTTCTCTCTTTACAAGGGCCTAGTACCCTCGATTATAAGCATGGCACCTTCAGGCGCAGTTTTCTATGGAGTTTATGATAttttaaaatcagcttatttGCACTCACCAGAAGGGAGGAAAAGACTAGAAAATATGAAACAACAAGGTGAAGAGTTGAATGCCTTGGATCAACTGGAGTTGGGCACAGTTAGAACTTTGGTATATGGGGCTATTGCTGGTGCTTGTGCAGAAGCTGCAACATATCCTTTTGAAGTTGTGAGGAGACAGCTTCAGATGCAGGTCCGGGCGACTAAGATGAGTGCATTGGCGACTAGCCTGAGGATAGTTGAGCAAGGTGGTATTCCTGCGCTCTATGCTGGATTGACTCCCAGTTTATTACAG GTTTTGCCATCAGCTGCAATAAGTTATTTCGTCTACGAATTTATGAAGATAGTTCTGAAAGTGGAATAA